GCCACGACCCACTTGATCGGGAACAGGATGGTGTCGAAAAATCCCATGGACTGACGGATCTCCTAGTAGCCGGCGTGCGGCGGGGCGCACCGGTGGTGACGGGTGGAACGAGTGAGACGGCCGGGTGAAACACGGCGGGCGGGCCAGCGCTCGGGGACGGGGTCGACCCCGCCTGCAGACCAGGGATTACAGCGCAGGATCCGCCAGCCCGCGGCGAGGAATCCCTTGATGGGACCGTGCATCCGCAGGGCCGTGACCGCGTAGGCCGAGCACGACGGGTAGTACCGGCAGGTCGGGGCGAACCACGGCGAGACAACGGCCTGATACATCCGGATGAGACTCACGAGGAGCCAACTCGATCCGCGGGAGACCATCGCGACCGCCCGACGCGTCATCGCCGGCCACCCGCCTTCGCCTCGGCACGCGCGAGACAGCGGCCGAGGTCGCTGTCCAGGTCGGCGAAGCTCGCATCGGCGGCGCCTGCAAGCGCACGGACGACGACGCTGCGGCCCGCGTAGCGCTCGACTCGCGTAGCCATGAGGGCGCGCAGTCGACGCTTGACGAGGTTGCGTCGTACGGCGTTGCCGACGGACTTCGATACGACAAAACCCACCCGCGCCGCATCGGCGTGGGTGGATCGAGTCAGGATGTGTGCCACGACATGGCGGCCACCGGCGCGGGTTCCACGGCGGACGGTCTCGGA
The window above is part of the Pseudactinotalea sp. HY158 genome. Proteins encoded here:
- the yidD gene encoding membrane protein insertion efficiency factor YidD; its protein translation is MTRRAVAMVSRGSSWLLVSLIRMYQAVVSPWFAPTCRYYPSCSAYAVTALRMHGPIKGFLAAGWRILRCNPWSAGGVDPVPERWPARRVSPGRLTRSTRHHRCAPPHAGY
- the rnpA gene encoding ribonuclease P protein component, whose product is MLPARYRMRGGDEFSETVRRGTRAGGRHVVAHILTRSTHADAARVGFVVSKSVGNAVRRNLVKRRLRALMATRVERYAGRSVVVRALAGAADASFADLDSDLGRCLARAEAKAGGRR